The Rhinoderma darwinii isolate aRhiDar2 chromosome 11, aRhiDar2.hap1, whole genome shotgun sequence genome window below encodes:
- the LOC142663681 gene encoding uncharacterized protein LOC142663681, which translates to MPACFVHGCWYHWKKDDDVILHSFPHEFELIKNWLLHLNQELGDIDQLAEKISNSKKGSYRICSKHFRPEDYEVRGSSRLLKKTSFPSIFPKTLPTSRVRRRKKKKNPFAHLGADVFNEEDFTLAQRLMLMPESPFFSTGVNNFLSEHSYSSVPREGTSTTQNVGTNTEYFPGQRHKNIQTYHLIRKSSKRIQVCRRSSQRSFGVQCSLVPLPPLQCFSDSGNYTKKCSSPPADPVYVPMEEDDVEEEEVEEEGDDVEEDDVKEEEDDSEMLNLDGSLDPTDLDHSGLYRTITVGKNNPETDFGEYQRGSTLPVKSLGTNNHSSHLWDSQPVVTNMTDENNLHLLTQQPRGGIWPLEPNAGYRIPSTGSSQVTPPYKLLHNTKMLNLTLEVIFLLSGQDYTIRNKSCGEYLTPRSRSRRNSSVLSLIMEPPPHSLTHERNNEQEILELTNKILHLLTGEVPIRCQDVTVYFSMEEWEYIEGHKDQYKDIMMEDHRPLTSPGKRDLYKDVMMEDHRPLTSPGKRDLYKDVMMEDHRPLESPDQSIKRNRPEGFSRPQDCSEENQNVTMDHQGEDLIVVQVENMEDEEMICMLGDQQCKDENIPVTIYLDSCSSSSPLNYLQKTIQKSDPSRKDGDEMTKRILNITLKIIYLLTGEDYTVTKKTSGECPTPSGYSSISGGWGRSQSPVMELPPHSLVNEADNNQKIIDLVNKIIHLLTGEVPIRCQDVAVYFSMEDREYIEGHKDLYRNVMMETRQPLDLTDDTSERNTPERCPSPTYSEDCPEEHHDIPVDDQDHDFFIIKVEDLEEEGMYVMGDQQCKAEDISTDIGTEHKIRYSCAECGKLFTDQLHFFDHQKTHLEEKPYICSECGQCFILRQDLERHQSVHRDEKPFPCLECGNCFTQNSDLVEHQRIHTVERPFSCFECGISFTEESYLVKHQKVHTDEKPFSCSDCGKSFTLKVYLESHQKIHSGEKSFSCKECGKCFGKKSDLVVHQRTHTGEKPYSCPECAKCFSQKSDLAKHQRFHTGEKPFLCLDCRKRFSQKSDLVKHQRTHTGERPFSCLECGKRFTQKSVLVQHQRIHTGEKPFSCSVCGKCFTHRSNFVKHKVLHTR; encoded by the exons ATGCCGGCGTGCTTCGTCCACGGATGTTGGTATCACTGGAAGAAAGATGATGATGTCATACTCCATTCTTTTCCTCATGAATTTGAGCTCATCAAGAACTGGCTCCTCCACTTAAACCAGGAACTGGGTGACATAGACCAACTAGCCGAGAAAATATCCAATTCCAAAAAAGGATCCTATAGAATTTGCTCAAAACACTTCCGGCCAGAAGATTATGAAGTACGAGGAAGTTCAAGACTTCTTAAAAAAACTTCCTTTCCCTCCATTTTTCCAAAAACATTACCTACTTCACGTGtacggagaagaaaaaaaaagaaaaacccttttGCCCACTTGGGTGCAGATGTCTTTAATGAGGAGGACTTCACGTTGGCTCAGAGGTTAATGTTAATGCCCGAAAGCCCGTTTTTCTCCACCGGCGTTAACAACTTTTTGTCTGAACATTCTTACTCGTCTGTCCCTCGAGAAGGAACGTCTACCACACAGAACGTGGGAACCAACACTGAATATTTCCCAGGTCAAAGACATAAAAATATCCAAACTTACCACCTCATCCGCAAAAGCAGCAAGAGAATCCAAGTGTGTCGGCGCTCGTCCCAGCGCAGCTTTGGCGTCCAGTGTAGTTTGGTTCCACTACCACCTTTGCAATGTTTTTCAGATTCTGGAAATTACACCAAAAAATGCTCAAGTCCTCCTGCGGATCCTGTCTATGTACCAATGGAGGAGGATGACGTGGAGGAGGAAGAAGTGGAAGAAGAGGGCGATGATGTGGAGGAGGATGACGTAAAGGAAGAGGAAGACGATAGTGAAATGTTAAATTTAGACGGTAGTCTTGACCCAACAGACTTGGACCATTCCGGTCTTTATAGAACTATCACAGTGGGAAAGAATAATCCAGAAACGGATTTCGGAGAATATCAAAGAGGGTCGACACTGCCGGTTAAGTCATTAGGCACCAATAACCACTCATCACATCTGTGGGACAGTCAGCCCGTAGTTACAAATATGACCGATGAGAACAACCTGCACCTCCTAACCCAACAGCCGAGAGGTGGGATATGGCCATTAGAACCAAATGCTGGGTACCGAATTCCTAG TACAGGATCTTCCCAGGTGACCCCTCCGTATAAACTACTTCACAATACGAAGATGTTAAACCTCACCCTGGAAGTCATCTTCCTGCTTAGCGGGCAG GATTATACAATTAGGAATAAGTCATGTGGTGAGTATTTAACACCCAGAAGTCGCTCTCGTCGAAATAGCAGTGTCCTGAGCCTCATTATGGAGCCTCCACCTCACTCACTGACACATGAGAGAAACAATGAGCAGGAGATCCTGGAACTCACCAACAAGATCCTTcatctgctgactggagag gttcctataaggtgtcaggatgtcaccgtctatttctccatggaggagtgggagtatatagaaggacacaaggatcagtacaaggacatcatgatggaggaccaccggcccctcacatcaccgggtaagagggatctgtacaaggacgtcatgatggaggaccaccggcccctcacatcaccgggtaagagggatctgtacaaggacgtcatgatggaggaccaccggccccTCGAATCTCCGG ATCAATCCATTAAGAGAAATAGACCAGAAGGATTTTCCAGACCTCAGGATTGTTCAGAGGAAAATCAAAATGTCACAATGGATCATCAG GGTGAAGACTTGATTGTAGTACAAGTTGAAAACATGGAGGATGAAGAAATGATATGTATGTTGGGAGATCAGCAGTGTAAGGATGAGAATATTCCTGTCACTATCTACTTAG ATTCCTGCAGTTCATCATCTCCATTGAATTATCTTCAAAAAACTATCCAAAAGTCTGACCCATCAAGGAAGGACGGGGATGAAATGACCAAGAGGATACTGAATATCACCCTGAAGATCATCTACctgctgaccggagag GATTACACCGTAACGAAGAAGACATCTGGTGAGTGTCCGACCCCCAGCGGCTATTCCAGTATTTCAGGAGGATGGGGCAGGAGCCAGAGCCCCGTTATGGAGCTTCCCCCACACTCACTGGTAAATGAGGCCGACAATAATCAGAAGATCATCGACCTTGTCAACaagatcattcatctgctgaccggagag gttcctataagatgtcaggatgtcgccgtctatttctccatggaggatcgggagtatatagaaggacacaaggatctgtacaggaACGTCATGATGGAGACTCGTCAGCCCCTTGATTTAACAG ATGACACGAGTGAGAGAaatacaccagagagatgtcccagtcctactTATTCCGAGGATTGTCCCGAGGAACATCACGATATCCCAGTGGATGATCAG GATcatgacttttttattattaaagttgAAGATCTGGAGGAAGAAGGAATGTACGTTATGGGCGACCAGCAGTGTAAAGCGGAAGACATTTCTACAGATATTGGCACAG AACACAAAATTAGATATTCGTGTGCTGAATGCGGCAAGTTGTTTACTGATCAATTGCATTTTTTTGACCATCAAAAAACCCACTTGGAGGAGAAGCCATATATATGTTCGGAATGTGGACAATGTTTTATACTTAGACAAGACCTTGAGAGGCATCAGAGCGTTCATAGAGACGAGAAACCATTTCCATGTCTCGAATGCGGGAATTGCTTTACCCAGAACTCGGATCTTGTTGAGCACCAGAGAATTCACACAGTAGAGCGGCCGTTTTCATGTTTTGAATGTGGAATATCCTTCACCGAGGAGTCATATCTTGTTAAACATCAAAAAGTTCATACAGACGAGAAGCCATTTTCTTGTTCGGATTGTGGGAAATCATTTACACTTAAAGTTTACCTTGAGAGTCATCAAAAAATTCACTCCGGGGAGAAGTCGTTTTCATGtaaagaatgtggaaaatgtttcggTAAAAAATCCGATCTTGTTGTACATCAGAgaactcacacaggggagaaaccatattcatgtccgGAATGTGCCAAATGCTTTTCCCAGAAATCCGATCTAGCTAAACATCAGAGATTTCACACTGGAGAGAAGCCATTTTTATGCTTAGACTGTAGGAAACGGTTTTCCCAGAAATCGGATCTGGTTAAACATCAAAGAACTCACACAGGAGAGAGACCTTTTTCgtgtttagaatgtgggaaacgTTTTACCCAGAAATCAGTCCTTGTTCAACATCAAAGAATACATACAGGGGAGAAACCATTTTCATGTAGTGTGTGTGGGAAATGTTTCACCCACCGGTCAAATTTTGTAAAGCATAAGGTTCTTCACACACGTTAA